From Nymphalis io chromosome 12, ilAglIoxx1.1, whole genome shotgun sequence, a single genomic window includes:
- the LOC126772385 gene encoding uncharacterized protein LOC126772385: protein MSNSSKEDGDQPTTLQEAINMIKFIKITHKHEIAKIRDLSIKQADIIKKLELNRKKELEYLSCELQKYELNLALRTEAVKQQLLQKDDIILKQQEIIEELNKKLKLKEAYVVPEITIQVESNSDSGVAMENEDIHNSHKSEQVKTEAKTTRKYSRRFADPISFLRRVDFSPMKYKPSNREGAKKKEEKKKILETLCKDSILNITQYINEKVTSDDDRPSEDVLFSDETIEPVILRPKKMNDSMNNHFSDDGSEDTSEEIFDRVMTRSSIRRSVKANPKYKKISRTKSKMLEHVKVNILD, encoded by the coding sequence ATGTCAAACAGTAGCAAGGAAGATGGAGATCAACCAACTACGCTACAAGAGGCAAtcaatatgattaaatttattaaaattacacataaaCATGAAATTGCCAAAATTAGAGATTTAAGCATTAAACAAGCAgacataataaagaaattagAATTAAACAGGAAAAAAGAACTTGAATATCTGTCTTGTGAACTTCAAAAATACGAATTAAACCTTGCTCTAAGAACAGAAGCAGTTAAACAACAGCTACTACAGAAGGATGATATAATCCTAAAACAACAAGAAATAATTGAAgaactaaataaaaagttaaaactaaaGGAAGCTTACGTAGTGCCTGAAATAACAATACAAGTCGAGTCGAATTCTGATTCAGGTGTCGCTATGGAAAATGAAGACATACATAATTCACACAAATCTGAACAAGTCAAAACTGAGGCAAAAACAACTAGGAAATATAGCAGACGATTTGCAGATCCCATTAGCTTTCTACGAAGGGTTGACTTTTCTCCCATGAAGTATAAACCAAGTAATCGGGAAGGCGCAAAAAAGAAGGAAGAGAAGAAGAAAATCTTAGAAACACTATGTAAAGATTCCATACTAAATATAACGCAATACATCAATGAAAAAGTTACAAGTGACGATGACAGGCCTTCTGAAGATGTTTTATTCTCAGATGAGACAATCGAACCAGTAATATTAAGGCCTAAGAAAATGAATGATAGTATGAACAATCATTTTTCTGATGATGGAAGTGAAGACACCAGTGAAGAAATATTTGACAGAGTCATGACTAGAAGTAGTATCAGAAGATCTGTAAAAGCAAATcccaagtataaaaaaataagcagaacaaaatcaaaaatgttAGAACacgttaaagtaaatattttagattag
- the LOC126772373 gene encoding uncharacterized protein LOC126772373: MALKSVFEINKRNNKRKGNIKSNKSKIVLSNNNNIINSRKVNERAILSDLASFEVRKQKKVKHRINNLPYSECKYLMASTAPMATYYNSYQIPQTYNFPVVVNEWSPSVSTVQVRNIFTSPVQHIPVAIITPQLIRPICPYAGALITANPVLSSVVQYPAICTSLCSQKYKTEVNYVQESMTTASEVFNNQDKYSAKESTLPEHIAEEIIYESKTIDPVELYLTLPKELFPTARMLAIDPNPIIDEFCKIATINENVSWILDLEFGVPRRPITRAIAIYDVKFNSIHCKNTPNAIHPGFEKCNSDFKRVILFYYDCIVSNWYKGYIILNYDKSVENFQSWLLLPMQMFGMCWS, translated from the coding sequence ATGGCTCTGAAGTCtgtttttgaaattaataaaaggaACAATAAAAGGAAAGGAAATATTAAATCGAATAAATCTAAAATCGTTTTAtcgaacaataataatatcataaattctAGAAAAGTAAATGAAAGAGCAATCTTATCCGATCTTGCTTCATTTGAAGTGAGAAAGCAGAAGAAGGTAAAACATCGAATAAACAACTTACCTTATagtgaatgtaaatatttaatggctTCAACGGCACCAATGGCTACATATTACAATTCATACCAAATTCCACAAACTTATAACTTCCCAGTTGTGGTTAACGAGTGGAGTCCTTCAGTAAGTACAGTACAAGTTCGTAATATATTCACTTCACCTGTTCAACATATACCAGTTGCTATTATAACTCCACAATTAATAAGGCCAATATGTCCGTACGCAGGAGCTTTGATTACTGCAAACCCAGTATTGAGTTCTGTAGTACAATATCCGGCTATATGTACTTCATTATGTagccaaaaatataaaactgaagTTAATTATGTACAAGAGTCAATGACCACAGCGTCTgaagtttttaataatcaagATAAGTATTCTGCAAAAGAATCAACATTACCTGAACATATAGCAGAGGAGATTATTTATGAATCGAAAACTATAGATCCTGTTgagttatatttaactttacctAAAGAACTATTTCCAACAGCAAGAATGCTTGCTATAGATCCAAACCCAATTATAgatgaattttgtaaaatagcgacaataaatgaaaatgtatctTGGATTTTAGATTTGGAATTTGGTGTACCAAGAAGACCTATTACTCGAGCGATAGCTATATACGATGTAAAGTTTAACAGTATACATTGCAAAAATACACCGAACGCAATACACCCGGGATTTGAGAAATGCAATAGTGATTTTAAGAGagtaatactattttattacgaCTGTATTGTATCCAATTGGTATAAAGGATACATTATTCTGAATTATGATAAGTCCGTCGAGAATTTTCAATCGTGGCTTTTGCTACCAATGCAGATGTTTGGCATGTGTTGGTCTTAG